The following coding sequences lie in one Euhalothece natronophila Z-M001 genomic window:
- a CDS encoding tetratricopeptide repeat protein, whose product MPTIPPIKCGLFQFDITDYHAILGVPLGASPEEVRKNYLKVTRILFPDVRKLETQEEEKLADQLLSKLVNPSYETLVKDQAARRDYLLVLDQISDRASNLGESILKSKAAKELLSSGETKIDLNYRKYLNTIAKKEYQEIHKTLERIALISEFNLVYLMLKSDKLTTETTPSSATQKTSQKEIEEVQKENQETTPEETTANLIDPYLRRAQNFINKKDYQKAVIDLREALKIDSKNAKAHTLLGLAYVKQNQLGMAKVHINKALQLDPENEMALEGKQVLQRLSGDSKGSNSSGKKESKEKSNKGGGLLGGLFGKKKKK is encoded by the coding sequence ATGCCAACAATTCCGCCTATAAAATGTGGATTATTTCAGTTTGATATCACCGACTATCATGCCATTTTAGGAGTTCCCCTTGGGGCTTCTCCGGAAGAAGTACGCAAAAATTATCTGAAAGTGACTCGGATTCTTTTTCCTGATGTTAGGAAGTTAGAAACCCAAGAGGAGGAAAAATTAGCGGATCAATTACTGTCTAAACTGGTTAATCCTTCCTATGAAACGTTGGTGAAAGATCAAGCGGCTCGGCGGGATTATTTGTTAGTGTTAGATCAAATCAGCGATCGCGCTTCCAACCTTGGAGAAAGCATCCTCAAGAGTAAAGCAGCCAAAGAACTTTTAAGCAGTGGTGAAACTAAAATTGATCTAAATTATCGCAAATATTTAAATACTATTGCAAAAAAAGAATATCAAGAAATTCATAAAACTCTAGAAAGAATTGCCTTAATAAGTGAATTTAACTTAGTTTACTTAATGCTAAAGAGTGATAAATTAACTACAGAAACAACTCCTTCTTCTGCAACTCAAAAAACTTCACAAAAAGAAATTGAGGAAGTTCAAAAGGAAAATCAGGAAACAACACCAGAAGAAACAACTGCCAATTTAATTGATCCCTATCTGCGTCGAGCGCAAAACTTTATTAATAAAAAAGACTATCAAAAAGCAGTAATTGATTTACGAGAAGCTCTCAAAATTGACTCAAAAAATGCTAAAGCTCATACCCTTCTTGGTTTAGCTTATGTTAAGCAAAATCAGTTAGGAATGGCAAAAGTGCATATTAATAAAGCCCTCCAACTTGATCCAGAAAACGAGATGGCTTTAGAAGGAAAACAGGTTTTACAACGTCTTTCAGGGGATTCCAAGGGGAGCAATAGCAGTGGCAAAAAAGAGTCGAAGGAAAAATCCAATAAAGGTGGTGGTTTACTAGGTGGACTCTTTGGTAAGAAAAAGAAAAAGTAA
- a CDS encoding Rho termination factor N-terminal domain-containing protein, with amino-acid sequence MTVDQLKNLAKERGITGYSNKKKQALIKFHKDWDKNQNN; translated from the coding sequence ATGACAGTAGATCAATTAAAGAATCTAGCCAAAGAAAGAGGAATTACTGGATATAGTAATAAGAAGAAACAAGCATTAATAAAATTTCATAAAGATTGGGATAAAAATCAAAATAATTAA
- a CDS encoding AAA family ATPase: MSDLDTIIKQSINPFDTVSFKQGNFWEEEQSPTLTVNSIHQEEIKSIATTLAQVAKDKTSRTILLKGDSGSGKTHLLGQLKKKLNNKAFFAHIIASIQNDYIFQYTLRKTIESLMFIPEGEKESQLLLWLKNIINKQNKGVFEKLQGQQKAFVSNMKAAYPSGIWKPNAFFRVLYALTQPELYYIACDWLKGDDIDEEDAKALGTKERIKTEQDAIDVLASFSRISSSTLPIVLCFDEIDISNNRKDLLESILKLNMIIKTQKLKNFLVIVSVITDTWQSYEGFIESSLKSPINQTINLKPITSEQIKSLWSTRLSPLHQQVQPQPKSNIAPLTEQDLRLYFPSGKGNPRSALRAGHQLIQKYKTGQIIEPDAIASFKLLWQEELNKNESNIKQVSQLSSAELINMLKNVMEALQVSSIQFDIFNKGNSFATKSFYYFDRFSNKIGVIWYEEANLGSFCTLMKSCEKLLNDKLYQKLVLIRARSIGNKKNKGYKLYQKIFNFSPNYHIIPDLKSVQILATYHNLYSYATNKNLTVGYENPNIIRLQELVCQAGVLKNCDLLKGLNLIQKDEEFSNYNHKDEDKNNNKNNNEDDNPPNQDLGKFRNFYQI, translated from the coding sequence ATGTCAGACTTAGATACAATTATTAAACAATCTATTAATCCTTTTGACACAGTTAGTTTTAAACAAGGGAACTTTTGGGAAGAAGAGCAATCACCAACATTAACGGTTAATTCGATTCACCAAGAGGAAATTAAATCAATTGCAACAACATTAGCACAAGTAGCAAAGGATAAAACAAGTCGTACAATTTTATTAAAAGGAGATAGCGGTTCTGGAAAAACTCATCTTTTAGGTCAACTTAAGAAAAAATTAAATAATAAAGCCTTTTTTGCCCATATTATTGCGTCCATTCAAAATGATTATATCTTTCAATATACACTTCGTAAAACAATTGAAAGTTTAATGTTTATTCCAGAGGGGGAAAAAGAATCACAATTACTCTTATGGTTAAAAAACATTATTAACAAGCAAAATAAAGGAGTTTTCGAGAAATTACAAGGACAACAAAAAGCCTTTGTTAGTAATATGAAGGCAGCTTATCCCAGTGGTATATGGAAGCCAAATGCCTTTTTTAGGGTTTTGTACGCTTTAACACAACCTGAATTATATTATATCGCTTGTGATTGGTTAAAAGGAGATGACATTGATGAGGAAGATGCTAAAGCCTTAGGAACAAAAGAAAGAATTAAAACAGAACAAGATGCTATTGATGTTCTCGCTAGTTTTAGTCGTATTTCAAGTTCAACACTCCCCATTGTATTATGTTTTGATGAAATTGATATCAGTAATAATCGGAAAGACTTACTAGAGTCAATTCTTAAATTAAACATGATCATTAAAACTCAGAAATTGAAAAACTTTCTGGTCATTGTTAGCGTCATTACTGATACATGGCAATCTTATGAGGGGTTTATAGAGTCATCTTTAAAATCCCCCATTAATCAAACGATCAATTTAAAGCCAATCACATCAGAACAAATTAAATCATTATGGTCAACTCGTCTTTCTCCTTTACATCAGCAAGTTCAACCTCAGCCTAAGTCTAATATTGCACCTTTAACTGAACAAGATTTAAGGTTGTATTTTCCTAGTGGAAAAGGCAATCCCAGAAGTGCTTTAAGAGCTGGTCATCAGCTTATTCAAAAGTACAAAACAGGTCAAATTATTGAACCTGATGCGATTGCCTCCTTTAAGTTACTTTGGCAAGAAGAATTAAATAAGAATGAAAGTAATATAAAACAGGTTAGCCAATTATCTTCTGCTGAATTAATTAATATGCTAAAAAACGTAATGGAAGCCTTACAAGTAAGTTCCATTCAATTTGATATTTTTAATAAAGGAAACTCTTTTGCTACTAAGTCATTTTATTATTTTGATCGTTTTAGTAACAAAATCGGAGTTATTTGGTATGAAGAGGCTAATCTCGGAAGTTTTTGTACATTAATGAAATCTTGTGAAAAATTATTAAATGATAAATTATATCAAAAATTAGTTTTAATTCGGGCTAGAAGTATTGGCAACAAAAAAAATAAAGGCTATAAGCTATACCAAAAAATATTTAATTTTTCTCCCAATTATCATATTATTCCAGACTTAAAATCAGTGCAAATTTTAGCCACTTACCACAATCTTTATAGTTATGCTACAAATAAAAATTTAACTGTAGGCTATGAAAACCCAAATATTATTAGACTGCAAGAGTTAGTTTGTCAAGCTGGCGTTTTGAAAAATTGTGATTTGCTAAAGGGATTAAATCTTATCCAGAAAGATGAAGAATTTAGCAATTATAATCATAAGGATGAAGATAAGAATAATAATAAAAATAACAATGAGGATGATAATCCACCGAATCAAGACCTAGGAAAATTCAGGAATTTCTATCAAATTTAG
- a CDS encoding DNA translocase FtsK, which translates to MYFNQPESIKEIINKLRGFSILWLDTEIADWQTSNPKLSLIQVLSDPKETSGNNAYVLDVLEKPELINLFIQQIIREATIEKVFHNAAFDLKYLEKDTAKNITCTYKIAQKISKKNLGTSNLKLKTLAIELCQFSKNEVDTQQQTSDWGTRPLSEKQLYYAEMDVVYLAHVHQYLLNFKPMSDQNSFPKFTVSDVRVAFECPRLFYLSKHFGGRTLFVPSNQPKGIGQPFHKLADKFIKLAKTNPEFKELFKPSAKDLDVEYISQEMQRLFYEQTFFPILEKVATSKPETVPALQQVWEGLRGLINHWAELLVSNRFYSNYHNVISKTFVSQELSMTCDYPLPKKKTQKIEGKFDTLIRDLKKDRFCMVEYKTYAPVDSAAQLAQVALYSYILHLQKQQPVDSAVYCVLPEFKNYYYTWEELKDTVHELTPFKLQQMRDWLQWEPSQPDPPPETNQPEKLCPICPQKETCQSYFPKENQIIPSPAVEKEEEIITPSDEPIETEELGKQLENILQAYGVGVDYQGAIVGASFIRLKLKPHLGVKVVSILNRATDIQVQMGLSNLPLIAPQAGYISVDLPREKRQVLPFQDYIQRENNGFDIKIAIGVDLEGKLIEADLSDANTCHFLVGGGTGSGKSEFLKSLVLSLIERHTPEQVKIALVDPKRVTFPDFENSDWLMSPIIKERDRAIEFMEELVSKMEERYHLLEKAKCADLKRYNQQLTQQGKNPVPHLVCVFDEYADFMADKEIAKQLESSIKRLGGMARAAGIHLIISTQRPEAKIVTPIIRSNLPGRVALKTNSEGDSKIILGGNQTEAAYLLGKGDLLYLGSGNLLRLQSLLAST; encoded by the coding sequence ATGTATTTTAATCAGCCTGAAAGCATTAAAGAGATCATCAACAAGCTCCGCGGATTTTCTATTCTCTGGTTAGATACAGAAATCGCCGATTGGCAAACCTCTAATCCTAAACTCTCCCTGATTCAAGTTTTGAGTGATCCGAAGGAAACCTCAGGAAATAATGCTTATGTTTTAGATGTGTTAGAAAAGCCTGAATTAATTAATCTGTTTATCCAGCAGATTATAAGAGAAGCAACCATTGAAAAGGTGTTTCATAACGCTGCCTTTGATCTAAAATATTTAGAAAAGGATACAGCCAAAAATATTACCTGTACTTATAAAATTGCTCAAAAGATATCAAAAAAGAATCTAGGAACGTCTAATCTTAAACTTAAAACCCTTGCCATTGAACTTTGTCAATTTTCCAAAAATGAAGTTGATACGCAACAGCAGACAAGTGACTGGGGTACACGCCCGCTGAGTGAAAAGCAATTATATTATGCTGAAATGGATGTTGTGTATTTAGCTCATGTTCATCAGTATTTACTCAATTTTAAGCCAATGTCAGATCAAAACTCTTTTCCTAAATTTACGGTTAGTGATGTTCGAGTTGCATTTGAATGTCCTCGCTTATTTTATTTAAGTAAGCACTTTGGTGGTAGAACATTATTTGTTCCTAGTAATCAACCGAAAGGAATTGGTCAACCCTTTCATAAATTGGCTGATAAATTTATTAAACTAGCTAAAACAAATCCTGAGTTTAAAGAACTTTTTAAGCCTAGTGCTAAAGACTTAGATGTTGAATACATTTCTCAAGAGATGCAACGTCTTTTTTATGAACAGACTTTTTTCCCTATTTTAGAGAAAGTTGCCACAAGTAAACCTGAAACTGTTCCTGCTTTGCAACAAGTGTGGGAAGGGTTAAGAGGATTAATTAACCATTGGGCTGAATTATTAGTGAGTAATCGCTTTTACTCCAATTACCATAATGTCATTAGTAAAACTTTTGTCTCGCAAGAACTTTCAATGACTTGTGATTATCCCCTCCCGAAAAAGAAAACGCAAAAAATCGAAGGAAAATTTGACACTTTAATCCGTGACTTAAAAAAAGATCGCTTTTGCATGGTTGAGTATAAAACCTACGCGCCCGTTGATTCTGCTGCCCAGTTAGCACAGGTTGCTTTATACAGTTATATTTTACATTTACAGAAACAACAGCCAGTAGATAGTGCCGTTTATTGTGTTTTACCTGAGTTTAAAAATTATTACTATACTTGGGAAGAGCTCAAAGATACGGTTCACGAATTAACTCCATTTAAACTTCAACAAATGCGAGATTGGCTACAATGGGAGCCATCACAACCTGATCCACCGCCTGAAACCAATCAGCCTGAAAAACTTTGCCCAATTTGTCCACAAAAAGAAACGTGTCAAAGTTATTTCCCAAAAGAAAATCAAATTATTCCTTCACCTGCAGTAGAAAAAGAAGAAGAAATAATAACTCCTTCCGATGAGCCTATTGAAACTGAAGAATTAGGAAAGCAATTAGAAAACATTTTACAGGCTTATGGGGTTGGTGTGGACTATCAAGGGGCAATTGTTGGTGCGTCATTTATTCGATTAAAATTAAAACCTCATTTAGGGGTAAAAGTAGTTTCTATTCTGAATCGGGCGACAGATATTCAAGTTCAAATGGGGTTGTCTAATTTACCATTGATTGCGCCTCAAGCAGGTTATATTAGTGTTGATTTGCCCCGAGAAAAGCGTCAAGTTCTTCCATTTCAAGATTATATTCAGAGAGAAAATAATGGTTTTGACATTAAAATTGCTATTGGTGTTGATTTAGAAGGAAAGCTAATTGAAGCAGACTTATCTGATGCGAATACTTGCCACTTTTTAGTGGGAGGAGGAACAGGAAGTGGTAAAAGTGAGTTTCTCAAATCTCTGGTATTAAGTTTAATTGAACGCCATACACCAGAACAGGTAAAAATTGCACTAGTTGATCCGAAACGGGTAACATTCCCTGATTTTGAAAATAGTGATTGGTTAATGTCTCCAATTATTAAGGAGCGCGATCGCGCTATTGAATTTATGGAAGAATTAGTAAGCAAAATGGAGGAACGTTATCACCTTTTAGAAAAGGCAAAATGTGCTGATCTCAAACGTTATAATCAACAGTTAACTCAACAAGGAAAAAACCCTGTTCCCCATTTAGTCTGTGTTTTTGATGAATATGCCGATTTTATGGCAGATAAAGAAATTGCCAAACAACTCGAATCTAGTATTAAACGGCTAGGGGGAATGGCGAGAGCAGCAGGGATTCATTTAATTATCTCTACACAACGCCCAGAAGCTAAAATTGTCACTCCCATTATTCGATCTAATCTTCCCGGACGAGTCGCTTTAAAAACCAATAGCGAAGGAGATTCCAAGATTATTTTAGGGGGAAATCAAACTGAAGCCGCTTATTTATTAGGAAAAGGAGACTTACTATATTTAGGAAGTGGAAACCTGTTACGTTTACAAAGCCTCTTAGCTTCTACCTAA
- a CDS encoding inositol monophosphatase family protein: MESTYNLQTYLDIATEAALAAGQVLQDYWGNLNQVEEKGRSGDLVTNADRASEKVILEIIQRHFPDHSVLAEESGQQGEAQAEYLWAIDPLDGTTNYAHQYPIYAVSIGLIINGVPEVGVVYNPAQGELFRAATGLGATFNRRPMRVSTTKTLEDSLLVTGFAYDRRETEDNNYAEFCYLTHLSQGVRRSGSAALDLAAVASGRIDGYWERGLSPWDMAAGMVLVREAQGEVTAYDGGDVSLAAGRVVASNQVLHQQLTEALSNTPPIKIKLS, from the coding sequence GTGGAATCTACTTACAATCTCCAAACCTATCTCGATATTGCAACTGAGGCAGCTTTAGCAGCGGGTCAAGTTCTCCAAGATTATTGGGGAAATTTAAACCAGGTGGAAGAAAAAGGACGATCAGGAGATTTAGTGACTAATGCCGATCGCGCTTCAGAGAAGGTAATTTTAGAAATTATCCAACGTCATTTCCCAGATCACAGCGTTTTAGCTGAGGAGTCTGGACAACAAGGAGAAGCTCAAGCCGAGTATCTTTGGGCAATTGACCCCCTTGATGGCACAACTAATTATGCTCATCAATACCCGATTTATGCGGTTTCCATTGGTTTAATTATTAATGGCGTTCCGGAGGTGGGAGTGGTCTATAATCCTGCCCAGGGAGAATTATTCCGTGCGGCTACGGGGTTAGGTGCAACATTTAATCGTCGCCCGATGCGAGTTTCTACCACAAAAACCCTAGAAGACAGTTTATTAGTAACCGGGTTTGCTTATGATCGCCGTGAAACAGAAGATAATAATTATGCAGAGTTTTGTTATCTCACTCATTTAAGCCAAGGGGTACGTCGTAGTGGTTCGGCAGCCTTGGATTTAGCCGCGGTTGCAAGTGGGCGTATTGATGGTTACTGGGAACGAGGACTTTCTCCGTGGGATATGGCTGCTGGTATGGTTCTGGTTAGGGAAGCACAGGGAGAAGTTACGGCTTATGATGGAGGTGATGTATCTTTAGCGGCAGGGCGAGTCGTTGCAAGCAACCAAGTCCTACATCAACAGTTAACTGAGGCTTTAAGTAATACCCCGCCTATAAAAATAAAACTAAGCTAA
- a CDS encoding NnrU family protein: METSWFTSSHWVMLGLLLGFAVAHSGLAALRPWAEKLIGARLYRVGFALISIPLAVILIVYFFNHRYDGLQLWQVQGQPGVFYLVWTLSAISFLFLYPATFNLLEIAAIQKPQVHLYETGIIRITRHPQMVGQIIWCIAHTLWLGTSFTLVTSLGLIAHHLFGVWHGDRRLTNRYGNAFLEAKERTSVIPFLAILQGRQTLKLQEFLRPAYLGVALFTYGLWKAHPWLMEVTAKVNF; the protein is encoded by the coding sequence ATGGAAACATCTTGGTTCACCAGTAGTCACTGGGTTATGTTAGGGTTACTTTTAGGATTTGCAGTTGCCCATAGCGGATTAGCCGCTTTACGCCCGTGGGCAGAAAAACTAATCGGGGCGCGTCTCTATCGCGTGGGCTTTGCTCTCATTAGCATCCCCCTAGCTGTTATTTTAATCGTTTACTTTTTTAATCATCGCTACGATGGCCTACAATTATGGCAAGTGCAAGGGCAACCTGGGGTGTTTTATCTGGTTTGGACGCTCTCAGCGATTTCGTTTCTGTTTCTCTATCCTGCAACTTTTAATTTATTAGAAATTGCCGCGATTCAAAAACCGCAAGTTCATCTCTACGAAACGGGAATTATTCGCATTACCCGTCATCCGCAAATGGTGGGACAAATTATTTGGTGTATCGCCCATACGTTGTGGCTAGGAACATCTTTTACCTTAGTGACTTCTTTGGGATTAATTGCTCATCATTTGTTTGGGGTTTGGCACGGTGATCGTCGCTTAACAAATCGTTACGGAAACGCCTTTTTAGAGGCAAAAGAACGCACTTCAGTGATTCCTTTTTTAGCAATTTTACAAGGTCGTCAAACTTTAAAATTACAAGAATTTCTCCGTCCAGCTTATTTAGGCGTTGCTCTTTTTACTTACGGGTTATGGAAGGCGCATCCTTGGCTAATGGAGGTGACAGCAAAGGTAAATTTTTAA
- a CDS encoding DUF2779 domain-containing protein, with protein MISFLTKSKLLSASQCQKRLWLETYQGEAREELSYSQQRRIEQGLEVGAYARQYFPQGTLIEGETIEDQIEQTQNAIEKGEKCLFEATFMFDNIVIRCDILLREESDKWQLIEVKSSTKVKDEHLQDLAIQKYVLAGNDLFLSNIQVMHINRDCVYPDFSNLLIREDVTQQIKGVFSNLPQLIRHSQNTLEREEIPDINIGKHCEKPYPCPFKSFCWEGIEEPTILSIPNLRGRRLDQINDLIAQGIYSLRDLPEDFPLTEKQAEAVREKLNPELMINEQGILEKFSQLEYPLYFFDFETLDPAIPRFEGLQPYQHFPFQYSCHILHQNGELEYHTYLHENETDPREKVIESLLETLGEKGSIIVYYQSFEAQRLGELAEQFPEYSTQLNQIKERLWDQWKIFKDDYQHPDFGGSTSLKKVLPVLVPEMSYDNLDIQGGDEAQALWDLVIQGKAGNQREKMLADLKAYSEQDTYAMVAIHQIFINQILPEMEGITNELLEKLKIVTEHSAGLETLKENLNSADQEIRLIALHQLHNYGEEGLKLLDLVSLEDREKLAQDKATSEEILSCLANDQSSWIREQVASNEKTPDYLLERLAEDEHYRVRAEVAINQKTPLTVLDWLIVDADYDVVEAVLDHPSYSVHRLQKIASDPNTPEEFFEKLANCGDPKICLQVANNTDISPKLRENLLENFLESDIEEEEEVATWLREIASDPKTPEELLEKLANSKNLTVCLEVAKNPNTSEESLEKLAKNEHWEVRLEVAKNPYISPELLEILEDDEDLDVREEVAFQKLDMQEIDSDLEKLIYHDYDEDLAERLDELSPRVLRSLAWSINPEIGESIAKYKNLPSQILEELAFESPVFVRAEIAGRSDLSNEIFNKLATDEDTEVRARVARNQKTPAPILEKLAEDEHHWVREEVAANPNTPNYVLEKLANDPN; from the coding sequence ATGATTAGTTTTTTAACTAAGTCCAAATTGTTATCAGCTTCTCAATGTCAGAAACGTCTATGGCTGGAAACGTATCAGGGAGAAGCAAGAGAAGAACTTTCCTATAGTCAACAGCGACGCATTGAACAAGGCTTGGAAGTGGGAGCTTATGCTCGTCAGTATTTTCCCCAAGGAACCCTCATTGAAGGTGAAACCATCGAAGATCAAATTGAGCAAACACAAAACGCCATAGAAAAAGGTGAAAAATGTTTATTTGAAGCCACCTTCATGTTCGATAATATTGTTATACGATGCGACATTCTCCTACGAGAAGAATCAGACAAATGGCAACTCATTGAAGTTAAATCATCGACGAAAGTAAAAGATGAACATCTCCAAGATTTAGCAATTCAAAAATATGTGTTAGCTGGGAATGATCTCTTCCTAAGTAATATCCAAGTAATGCATATTAACAGGGATTGTGTTTATCCAGACTTCTCCAATTTATTGATCAGAGAAGACGTGACTCAGCAAATAAAAGGAGTCTTTTCTAATCTTCCTCAACTGATTCGTCATTCCCAAAACACTTTAGAGAGAGAGGAAATTCCTGATATTAACATCGGGAAACATTGCGAAAAGCCTTATCCCTGTCCATTTAAATCTTTTTGTTGGGAAGGAATCGAAGAGCCAACTATTTTAAGCATTCCCAACTTGAGAGGAAGAAGACTGGATCAAATTAATGACTTGATCGCACAAGGAATCTATAGTTTGCGCGATTTACCTGAGGATTTTCCGCTAACAGAGAAGCAAGCCGAAGCAGTGAGAGAAAAACTCAACCCTGAATTAATGATTAATGAACAGGGGATTTTAGAGAAATTTTCACAGTTAGAGTATCCGCTTTATTTCTTCGATTTTGAAACCCTTGATCCAGCGATTCCCCGCTTTGAAGGATTACAACCTTATCAACATTTCCCGTTTCAATATAGTTGTCATATTCTCCATCAAAATGGCGAGTTAGAGTATCACACTTATTTACACGAAAATGAAACTGATCCCAGAGAAAAAGTTATTGAATCCCTGTTAGAGACGCTAGGGGAAAAAGGCTCAATTATTGTTTACTATCAGTCTTTTGAAGCGCAACGTTTGGGAGAATTAGCCGAGCAATTTCCAGAGTATAGCACGCAGTTAAATCAGATTAAAGAACGGTTATGGGATCAATGGAAAATTTTTAAAGATGACTATCAGCACCCAGACTTTGGCGGTTCAACCTCTCTAAAAAAAGTGTTACCTGTCTTAGTTCCAGAAATGAGTTACGACAACTTAGATATACAGGGAGGAGACGAGGCGCAAGCGCTCTGGGATTTAGTGATTCAGGGAAAAGCTGGTAATCAAAGAGAGAAAATGCTCGCCGATTTAAAGGCTTATTCTGAACAAGATACTTATGCCATGGTAGCGATTCACCAGATTTTTATTAATCAAATTCTTCCTGAAATGGAAGGAATAACTAATGAACTCTTAGAAAAGCTTAAAATCGTAACAGAACATTCTGCTGGACTCGAAACACTGAAAGAAAACTTAAACAGCGCTGATCAAGAAATACGACTCATTGCATTACACCAACTTCATAACTACGGTGAAGAGGGGTTAAAATTATTAGATTTAGTGAGTTTAGAAGATAGAGAAAAACTAGCTCAAGATAAAGCCACGTCAGAAGAAATTTTATCTTGTCTTGCTAATGATCAAAGTTCGTGGATTCGCGAACAAGTGGCAAGTAACGAGAAGACTCCTGATTACCTTCTCGAAAGACTAGCAGAAGATGAACATTATCGGGTACGCGCAGAAGTGGCAATCAACCAGAAGACTCCGTTGACAGTTTTGGACTGGCTTATTGTTGATGCTGATTATGATGTAGTAGAGGCAGTTCTGGATCATCCTAGTTATTCAGTACACCGTTTACAAAAAATCGCTAGCGATCCAAACACTCCAGAGGAGTTCTTTGAAAAACTCGCTAATTGTGGAGACCCTAAAATTTGTCTTCAAGTTGCTAATAATACCGACATTTCACCAAAGTTACGAGAAAATTTATTAGAAAACTTCCTGGAAAGCGATATTGAAGAGGAAGAAGAAGTAGCTACTTGGTTACGGGAAATAGCCAGCGACCCCAAAACTCCAGAGGAATTACTTGAGAAACTTGCTAATAGTAAAAACTTGACAGTGTGTCTTGAAGTTGCCAAAAATCCCAATACATCAGAAGAATCACTTGAGAAACTTGCTAAAAATGAACACTGGGAAGTGCGTCTTGAAGTTGCTAAAAATCCCTATATTTCACCTGAATTACTGGAAATTCTAGAGGATGATGAAGATTTGGATGTACGAGAAGAAGTTGCTTTTCAGAAGCTGGATATGCAAGAAATTGACTCGGATTTAGAGAAGCTGATTTACCACGATTATGATGAAGATCTTGCAGAAAGGTTAGACGAACTTTCTCCAAGAGTGCTGAGATCCCTCGCATGGTCTATCAATCCCGAAATTGGTGAGAGTATCGCAAAATATAAAAATCTTCCATCACAAATATTAGAAGAGTTGGCTTTTGAATCCCCAGTTTTTGTACGAGCTGAGATAGCGGGAAGAAGTGATCTCTCAAACGAAATTTTTAATAAGTTAGCGACTGATGAAGATACTGAAGTACGCGCACGAGTGGCAAGAAACCAGAAGACTCCTGCTCCAATTTTAGAAAAACTAGCAGAAGATGAACATCATTGGGTACGCGAAGAAGTTGCTGCTAATCCTAATACTCCTAATTACGTTCTAGAAAAACTAGCAAATGATCCAAATTAA